One window of the Candidatus Chryseobacterium colombiense genome contains the following:
- a CDS encoding RidA family protein has protein sequence MKKIINTVNAPAAIGPYSQANLANGVLYISGQIPVDPATGKLVEGIEKETHQVMKNLEAILTEAGMTFKNVVKATIFLKNMDDFAVMNDIYASYLDADSYPARETVQVSCLPKNVDIEISMIAHQD, from the coding sequence ATGAAAAAAATAATCAACACCGTAAATGCGCCTGCAGCTATCGGACCTTATTCACAAGCTAATTTGGCAAACGGAGTTTTGTATATTTCCGGACAGATTCCTGTAGATCCTGCAACTGGTAAATTGGTAGAAGGAATTGAAAAAGAAACGCATCAGGTAATGAAAAACCTTGAAGCTATCCTTACAGAAGCTGGGATGACATTTAAAAACGTTGTAAAAGCAACGATCTTCCTTAAGAATATGGATGATTTTGCTGTAATGAATGATATTTATGCTTCTTACTTAGATGCGGATAGCTATCCTGCCCGTGAAACGGTTCAGGTTTCTTGCTTGCCAAAGAATGTTGATATCGAAATTTCTATGATTGCACATCAGGATTAA
- a CDS encoding trypsin-like peptidase domain-containing protein, translating to MKSTLKKLLPFAVVGVMSGATTVGALQYFNHDSNNGDQSYFTKSASNVSFTGMNSGAVGEDFVKAAKTTVPAVVTIKNYQSRSTSRASEQDIFDFFFGPQNGRGQQRQQQQTPDNMPSGMGSGVIISPDGYIISNNHVVAGANKLEVVLSNKKSYIATLVGTDPNTDISLLKIEEKGLPYLNFANSDNIEVGQWVLAVGNPLGLNSTVTAGIVSAKGRGIGILSSQGKAANPIESFIQTDAAINPGNSGGALVNTNGDLIGINSAIQSTTGYYQGYGFAIPSNLARKIVEDIKKFGIVQRGFLGVTTIDLSNDQLVAAYNKDQKTNIKAGSGMYVTGFGENSGAEDAGIKKGDIITKIDSYAITDFADLSAAIGSKRPGDKVQVTYLRNGKENITTATLRDQKGGTSTRTKADLSVTEKIGAEFKPLDERFKTDYGLNSGVIATNVAEGGEVAKIGIVDNYIVIEINGKPVNSQKDVEKILDKYSGNVQVKFVDAYGQIYTRGFKMP from the coding sequence ATGAAGAGTACTTTAAAAAAACTATTACCATTTGCAGTAGTAGGCGTTATGTCCGGAGCTACTACCGTTGGAGCATTGCAATATTTTAATCATGATTCCAACAACGGAGACCAATCATACTTTACAAAATCGGCGTCGAATGTTTCTTTTACAGGAATGAATTCCGGAGCAGTAGGTGAAGATTTTGTAAAAGCGGCGAAAACAACAGTTCCTGCAGTAGTTACTATTAAGAACTATCAATCAAGATCAACGAGCAGAGCGTCGGAGCAGGATATTTTTGATTTCTTCTTCGGTCCTCAAAACGGAAGAGGTCAGCAAAGACAACAGCAACAGACTCCTGACAATATGCCATCGGGGATGGGATCAGGAGTAATCATTTCGCCGGATGGTTATATTATCTCCAACAATCACGTTGTAGCCGGAGCCAATAAACTTGAAGTCGTTTTAAGCAATAAAAAATCTTATATAGCAACTTTGGTAGGAACTGATCCAAACACGGATATTTCTCTATTAAAAATCGAAGAAAAGGGATTACCATATTTAAATTTTGCCAATTCTGACAATATTGAAGTAGGACAATGGGTTCTTGCCGTAGGAAATCCACTTGGATTAAATTCTACAGTTACCGCAGGTATTGTTTCTGCTAAAGGAAGAGGCATCGGAATTTTAAGCTCACAAGGAAAGGCAGCCAATCCTATTGAAAGTTTCATTCAGACGGATGCTGCAATTAATCCAGGAAACTCAGGAGGAGCTTTGGTAAATACAAACGGAGATCTTATCGGGATTAACTCAGCGATTCAGTCTACAACAGGGTATTATCAGGGATATGGATTTGCAATTCCTTCCAACCTTGCCAGAAAAATCGTTGAAGACATTAAAAAATTCGGTATCGTTCAAAGAGGATTCCTTGGAGTAACCACGATAGATCTTTCAAATGATCAATTAGTAGCGGCTTATAATAAGGATCAGAAGACGAATATAAAAGCAGGATCTGGTATGTATGTTACCGGTTTCGGAGAGAATAGCGGTGCGGAAGATGCAGGAATCAAAAAAGGAGATATTATTACTAAAATTGACTCTTATGCCATTACAGATTTCGCTGATCTTTCTGCTGCCATCGGAAGCAAGAGACCAGGAGATAAAGTACAGGTAACTTACTTAAGAAACGGTAAAGAAAATATAACGACAGCTACTCTTAGAGATCAAAAAGGAGGTACTTCTACAAGAACTAAAGCAGACCTAAGCGTCACTGAAAAAATAGGAGCAGAATTTAAGCCTTTGGATGAAAGATTCAAAACGGATTATGGATTAAACAGCGGGGTTATTGCCACTAATGTAGCAGAAGGAGGTGAAGTTGCCAAAATCGGAATTGTAGACAATTATATTGTAATTGAAATCAACGGAAAACCGGTAAACTCACAGAAAGACGTTGAGAAAATCCTTGATAAATATTCAGGAAATGTACAGGTAAAATTTGTAGACGCTTACGGACAGATCTACACAAGAGGTTTCAAAATGCCTTAA
- a CDS encoding rhodanese-related sulfurtransferase, producing the protein MQLYNTLSAEERAQLIDEAGKERLTLSFYAYAKIEDPKKFRDDLFIAWNALDALGRIYVAHEGINAQMSVPADNFEAFRDTLEAYDFMKGIRLNVAVEQDNHSFLKLTIKVRNKIVADGLNDDTFDVTNKGVHLKAQEFNNMLDDPNTIVVDFRNHYESEVGHFEGAITPDVENFRESLPIINEQLQDFKEDKNLLMYCTGGIRCEKASAYFKHQGFKNVFQLEGGIIEYTRQIKEEGIESKFIGKNFVFDHRLGERITDDIIAQCHQCGKPCDNHTNCANDACHLLFIQCDECKAAMENTCSTECLEIIHLPLEEQLKLRKGLQVGNKVFRKGKSEALKFKNSGDLSTQTLAKAKPETKDIRQKIKIKKTLIGKAEHYYSKSKIAQFLIENKELSVGDKVLISGPTTGDQEVIITQIFVNGDFSDSAKAGDQITFELPFRVRLSDKLYKIVQPSENA; encoded by the coding sequence ATGCAACTGTACAACACCTTAAGCGCAGAAGAAAGAGCTCAACTTATTGATGAAGCTGGTAAGGAACGTCTTACATTGTCTTTCTATGCGTATGCCAAAATTGAAGATCCCAAAAAATTTCGCGACGATTTATTTATAGCCTGGAATGCTCTTGATGCATTGGGTCGTATTTATGTTGCTCATGAAGGAATTAATGCTCAGATGAGTGTTCCTGCAGACAATTTTGAAGCATTTCGTGATACATTGGAAGCATATGACTTTATGAAAGGCATTCGATTGAATGTCGCAGTTGAGCAGGATAATCATTCTTTTTTGAAATTAACTATCAAAGTTAGAAACAAAATCGTTGCAGATGGTTTGAATGATGATACTTTTGATGTTACCAATAAAGGAGTTCATTTAAAGGCACAAGAGTTTAACAATATGTTAGATGACCCAAACACGATTGTAGTAGATTTTAGAAATCACTACGAAAGTGAAGTCGGGCATTTTGAAGGAGCAATTACTCCTGATGTAGAAAATTTCAGAGAGAGTTTACCAATTATTAATGAACAGCTACAGGATTTTAAGGAAGATAAAAACCTGCTGATGTACTGTACCGGTGGAATTCGTTGTGAGAAAGCAAGTGCTTACTTTAAGCATCAGGGATTCAAGAACGTTTTCCAATTGGAAGGCGGGATTATTGAATATACCCGTCAGATCAAAGAAGAAGGAATTGAAAGTAAATTCATAGGTAAAAACTTTGTATTCGATCACCGTTTAGGAGAAAGAATTACAGATGATATCATAGCGCAGTGTCACCAATGTGGAAAACCTTGTGACAATCATACCAATTGTGCCAACGATGCTTGCCATTTATTGTTTATTCAATGTGATGAATGTAAGGCTGCGATGGAAAATACTTGTTCTACCGAATGTTTAGAAATCATTCATTTGCCTTTGGAAGAACAATTGAAACTGAGAAAAGGATTGCAGGTAGGTAATAAGGTATTCAGAAAAGGAAAATCTGAAGCTTTGAAGTTTAAAAATTCCGGAGATCTGTCAACACAGACTTTGGCAAAAGCGAAACCTGAAACGAAGGATATCCGTCAGAAAATAAAGATCAAAAAGACATTGATCGGAAAGGCAGAGCATTATTATTCCAAATCAAAAATTGCACAGTTCTTGATTGAAAATAAAGAGCTTTCTGTAGGAGATAAAGTTTTGATTTCGGGACCGACAACGGGAGATCAGGAAGTTATCATTACTCAAATTTTTGTAAACGGTGATTTCAGTGATTCTGCAAAAGCAGGAGATCAAATTACTTTTGAGCTTCCTTTCAGAGTCCGTTTATCTGACAAATTATATAAAATTGTACAGCCGTCTGAAAACGCGTAA